A stretch of Cicer arietinum cultivar CDC Frontier isolate Library 1 chromosome 5, Cicar.CDCFrontier_v2.0, whole genome shotgun sequence DNA encodes these proteins:
- the LOC101498616 gene encoding uncharacterized protein isoform X2, producing the protein MTIGKMEITNWFHKKITDPLFSILQRGVEPKQLAFSAALGITLGVFPICGVTVFLCGMAIAFLGSFCHAPTLMLANFMATPIELSLIVPFLRFGEVMSGGPHFPLTSDALKKVLTGQASHEVILSVAHALLGWLTASPFILGTLYIVFLPCFKYLIQKFSSVPLSPKKSLLNPHSEVRLKKLLQNSKPNIMM; encoded by the exons ATGACGATTGGGAAAATGGAAATAACCAATTGGTTCCACAAGAAAATCACTGATCCTCTTTTCTCCATTCTTCAAAG AGGAGTTGAGCCAAAACAGTTGGCTTTCTCTGCTGCTCTTGGCATTACATTGGGAGTATTTCCTATATGTG GTGTCACTGTATTCCTCTGCGGAATGGCTATTGCATTTCTTGGATCTTTTTGTCATGCTCCAACTTTGATGCTTGCAAACTTTATGGCTACTCCAATAGAGTTGAG TCTGATTGTACCCTTTCTACGCTTCGGTGAAGTTATGTCTGGTGGGCCTCATTTCCCTTTAACATCTGATGCTTTAAAGAAAGTTCTTACAGGTCAAGCTTCACATGAGGTCATATTAAGTGTCGCCCATGCG TTACTTGGATGGCTGACTGCATCACCTTTTATTCTTGGAACACTATACATAGTGTTTTTACCATGCTTCAAATATCTGATTCAGAAATTCTCAAGTGTTCCTTTAAGTCCAAAGAAGTCGCTGCTCAACCCGCATTCCGAAGTAAGGTTGAAG AAA